Proteins from a genomic interval of Harpia harpyja isolate bHarHar1 chromosome 7, bHarHar1 primary haplotype, whole genome shotgun sequence:
- the LOC128144586 gene encoding maestro heat-like repeat family member 5 isoform X2, with product MDADKEMVGMTLSVLSKVLWATGIPIASPITLQLAERLQPLFDSDANHVQLLSMHLFRDVMELVAEEGKKPLKQHVHQSLIPLLCHLHDENQRVAEASRETLLQATKFLKNRKLQQLLEREQTWVVGKCLLAEYSSRVDEYLQQSLLYLESPQASMRAAAIRFLGLAGRHVMHQQVKLQVIYKALQSTTKDVSLSVSSLATQTLFLLRAAERNPPSRFRLPVLQERFCRAWRRCPSLWDNGFLCCWSSVQS from the exons ATGGATGCAGACAAGGAGATGGTTGGGATGACCCTCTCTGTGCTCAGCAAGGTGCTCTGGGCCACAGGCATCCCAATTGCCAGCCCCATCACTCTGCAGCTGGCTGAGAGGCTCCAGCCACTCTTTGACAGC GACGCCAACCATGTGCAACTGCTCTCCATGCACCTCTTCCGAGATGTGATGGAGTTGGTAGcggaagagggaaaaaagccacTGAAGCAGCACGTGCACCAGAGCCTGATCCCACTGCTCTGCCACTTGCATGATGAGAACCAGCGCGTGGCAGAG gcctCTCGGGAAACCCTGCTTCAAGCTACCAAGTTCCTGAAGAACAGgaagctccagcagctgctggagagggAGCAGACATGGGTGGTTGGCAAGTGCCTG ctggcagAGTACAGCAGCAGAGTGGACGAGTACCTGCAGCAGTCCCTGCTGTACCTGGAGAGCCCACAGGCATCCATGCGAGCGGCGGCCATCAGGTTCCTTG GGCTCGCCGGGCGGCACGTGATGCATCAGCAGGTGAAGCTCCAGGTCATCTACAAGG CCCTTCAAAGCACGACAAAAGACGTCAGCCTCTCCGTCTCAAGCCTGGCAACTCAAACCCTATTCCTGCTAAGAGCCGCAGAGAGAAATCCCCCCTCCAGATTCAGGCTGCCGGTGCTGCAAGAGCGATTCTGCAGGGCGTGGAGGAGGTGCCCTTCTCTCTGGGACAATGGcttcctgtgctgctggagctctGTGCAGAGCTGA
- the LOC128144586 gene encoding uncharacterized protein LOC128144586 isoform X1, protein MDADKEMVGMTLSVLSKVLWATGIPIASPITLQLAERLQPLFDSDANHVQLLSMHLFRDVMELVAEEGKKPLKQHVHQSLIPLLCHLHDENQRVAEASRETLLQATKFLKNRKLQQLLEREQTWVVGKCLVRMAPTPQSQPGQAPCPQCPVRGAGSCAPARCCSPSPPACPPTHAPFPRACGPVDSSPGSSPSSSPGCRRRSPSPAGLWQQGGTAAPQGAPSPLLPPNPGTGRLLAGRQGCPGRKGGVQGAPDLGAESAPTLPSIPLCSLQLAEYSSRVDEYLQQSLLYLESPQASMRAAAIRFLGLAGRHVMHQQVKLQVIYKALQSTTKDVSLSVSSLATQTLFLLRAAERNPPSRFRLPVLQERFCRAWRRCPSLWDNGFLCCWSSVQS, encoded by the exons ATGGATGCAGACAAGGAGATGGTTGGGATGACCCTCTCTGTGCTCAGCAAGGTGCTCTGGGCCACAGGCATCCCAATTGCCAGCCCCATCACTCTGCAGCTGGCTGAGAGGCTCCAGCCACTCTTTGACAGC GACGCCAACCATGTGCAACTGCTCTCCATGCACCTCTTCCGAGATGTGATGGAGTTGGTAGcggaagagggaaaaaagccacTGAAGCAGCACGTGCACCAGAGCCTGATCCCACTGCTCTGCCACTTGCATGATGAGAACCAGCGCGTGGCAGAG gcctCTCGGGAAACCCTGCTTCAAGCTACCAAGTTCCTGAAGAACAGgaagctccagcagctgctggagagggAGCAGACATGGGTGGTTGGCAAGTGCCTGGTAAGGATGGCCCCAACGCCCCAGTCCCAGCCTGGACAAGCCCCCTGCCCCCAATGCCCAGTGCGTGGGGCTGGCAGCTGTGCCCCTGCCCGCTGCTGCAGCCCATCGCCACCAGCCTGCCCCCCCACACACGCTCCCTTCCCTCGGGCGTGCGGCCCTGTGGACTCTTCTCcaggctcctctccctcctcgagCCCTGGGTGCCGACGACggagccccagcccagctgggctttggcagcagggtggcaccgcggctccccagggagcacccagccctctgctccctccaaaCCCCGGCACCGGCCGGCTGCTGGCTGGGCGTCAGGGGTGTCCTGGCAGGAAAGGCGGGGTGCAGGGAGCGCCCGACCTGGGGGCAGAGTCTGCACCaacccttccctccatccccttgtgctctctccagctggcagAGTACAGCAGCAGAGTGGACGAGTACCTGCAGCAGTCCCTGCTGTACCTGGAGAGCCCACAGGCATCCATGCGAGCGGCGGCCATCAGGTTCCTTG GGCTCGCCGGGCGGCACGTGATGCATCAGCAGGTGAAGCTCCAGGTCATCTACAAGG CCCTTCAAAGCACGACAAAAGACGTCAGCCTCTCCGTCTCAAGCCTGGCAACTCAAACCCTATTCCTGCTAAGAGCCGCAGAGAGAAATCCCCCCTCCAGATTCAGGCTGCCGGTGCTGCAAGAGCGATTCTGCAGGGCGTGGAGGAGGTGCCCTTCTCTCTGGGACAATGGcttcctgtgctgctggagctctGTGCAGAGCTGA